The following coding sequences lie in one Brachionichthys hirsutus isolate HB-005 chromosome 15, CSIRO-AGI_Bhir_v1, whole genome shotgun sequence genomic window:
- the stk25b gene encoding serine/threonine-protein kinase 25 produces MAHLRDMQNQNTRLDPEEYFTKQERIGKGSFGEVYKGINNRSKEVVAIKIIDLEEAEDEIEDIQQEITVLSQCDSPFVTKYYGSYLKGTKLWIIMEYLGGGSALDLLRPGPLEETYIATILREILKGLEYLHSERKIHRDIKAANVLLSEQGDVKLADFGVAGQLTDTQIKRNTFVGTPFWMAPEVIKQSAYDFKADIWSLGITAIELAKGEPPNSDLHPMRVLFLIPKNTPPTLEGPYSKPFKEFVEACLNKDPRFRPTAKELLKHKFITRYTKKTAYLTELIDRYRRWKSEGHGEESSSDDSDMDADGDVDTCPVWTFPTVRPTSMNKLQKGYTHTDSESGDSVKRQPKSQSLSALVTPIFRELKDKRRASGGGVGAIEELENAFNLAEESCPGISDRLVTHMMERVCRFSLNGNTAPSSR; encoded by the exons ATGGCACACCTCCGAGACATGCAAAACCAG AATACCCGGTTGGACCCGGAGGAGTACTTCACCAAGCAGGAGCGGATTGGGAAGGGCTCCTTCGGCGAGGTCTACAAAGGCATCAACAACCGCTCGAAGGAGGTGGTGGCGATTAAGATCATCGacctggaggaggcggaggatgAAATAGAAGACATTCAACAGGAGATCACGGTGCTGAGCCAGTGCGATAGTCCGTTTGTTACCAAATATTATGGGTCATACCTGAAG GGGACCAAGCTTTGGATTATCATGGAGTATTTAGGGGGGGGATCTGCTCTGGATCTG ctccGCCCAGGACCCCTTGAAGAGACTTACATTGCGACTATTCTGAGGGAAATACTGAAGGGGCTGGAGTATCTGCACTCTGAGAGGAAGATCCACAGAGATATCAAAG CCGCCAATGTGCTCTTGTCGGAGCAGGGCGACGTGAAGCTGGCCGATTTTGGGGTGGCGGGACAGTTGACGGACACCCAGATTAAGAGGAACACATTTGTTGGCACGCCCTTCTGGATGGCTCCGGAGGTTATCAAGCAGTCGGCCTACGACTTCAAG GCTGATATATGGTCCCTGGGAATAACTGCCATTGAGCTAGCCAAAGGAGAACCTCCCAATTCCGATCTGCATCCCATGAGGGTCCTTTTTCTCATCCCGAAAAACACCCCACCCACGCTTGAAGGACCTTACAGCAAGCCTTTCAAAGAGTTTGTAGAggcctgtttaaataaagaccCCCGTTTT AGGCCAACGGCCAAAGAGCTCCTGAAACACAAGTTCATCACGCGGTACACCAAGAAGACCGCGTATTTGACGGAGCTGATTGACCGCTACCGCCGCTGGAAGTCCGAGGGACACGGGGAAGAATCGAGCTCTGACGACTCGGATAT GGACGCTGACGGCGATGTGGATACGTGTCCCGTGTGGACCTTCCCTACAGTCAGACCCACGTCTATGAACAAGTTACAGaaaggctacacacacacagattcagag TCAGGAGATTCGGTGAAGAGGCAACCCAAGTCTCAAAGCTTGTCTGCTTTGGTCACGCCAATATTTAGAGAG TTGAAGGACAAGCGGCGGGCGAGTGGCGGCGGCGTGGGAGCCATCGAGGAGCTGGAAAACGCGTTCAACCTGGCTGAGGAGTCCTGCCCAGGCATCTCCGACCGCCTCGTCACGCACATGATGGAGAGAGTGTGCAG GTTTTCTTTAAATGGTAACACCGCCCCATCTTCACGGTGA